The Streptomyces sp. HUAS MG91 sequence GCCGGTCTTGGGCGCGGCGATGCCCAGTTCGACCATGACGGCGGCGATCAGCAGCATCACGGCGCCGCCGATCACCCAGGCCCACACGGCGTCCCCGCCCGCAGCCCAGTGGGCCTGCCCGGCGGCGAGCAGCCAGCCGGAGCCGACGACACCACCGGCCGCGAGTCCCACCAGATCGAGAACGGACAGCCGCCGCCCCTCGTCCACGTCCTCCGCCGAACCACCCCGGACACGCATGTAACCCAACTCCCTCCCCCGTCCCTGGAGTTGTAGCAGGCCAGGCTATCCCCGTTGCCGTGCGGAAGGCAGATGAACGGCGCAACGATCCCTGCATGCCGCCCGGCGCGTCTCACCCGCTATGAACCATAAGTCCAGATATGCATGGTTCATGACCTTGTTGGTCCTCGCACACTTCGCCGTCGCGCTCTGCGCCGCACCGCTGGTCCGCAGGGCGGGCCCGCGTGCCTTCCTCGTGCTCGCCCTCCCGCCCCTGGCGGCGCTCTGCTGGGCGCTGTCCCGGTGGGACGAGGTGGCGTCGGGCCGGCCGAGCACCGAAACCTGGTCCTGGATCGGGGCGTACGACGTCGAGGCCGCGTTCCGGCTCGACGCGCTCTCGCTCGTGATGGTGCTGCTCGCCGCCGGGATCGGGGCCCTGGTGCTGGTGTACTGCGCCGGCTACTTCCGGCCCGGCACCCGCCAGTTGGGCCAGTTCGGCGGCAATCTCCTCGCGTTCGCGGGCGCGATGCTCGGACTGGTCCTGGCCGACGATCTGATGATCCTCTATCTGTTCTGGGAGTTGACGACCGTCCTGTCGTTCCTCCTCATCGGGTACGACAGCGAGAAGCGCGGCAGCCGCCGCTCCGCGCTCCAGGCGCTGACCGTCACCGCGGCGGGCGGGCTCGCGATGTTCGTCGGGTTCCTGATGCTCGGGCAGCTCGCGGGGACGTACCGGATCTCGCGGATCGTCGACGCGCCGCCCGCGCCGAGCGCCGCGCTCACCGTGGCCGTCCTGCTGATCCTGTGCGGGGCACTGGCCAAGTCCGCGGTGTGGCCGCTGAGTCTGTGGCTGCCCAACGCGATGGCCGCGCCCACCCCGGTCAGCGCCTATCTGCACGCGGCGGCGATGGTCAAGGCGGGCGTCTACCTGATCGCACGGCTCGCCCCGGCCCTCTCGGACGTCACGCCGTGGCGGCCGGTGCTGCTGACGCTCGGCACGGCGACGATGCTGCTCGCGGGCTGGCGGGCGCTGCGGCTCAACGACATCAAGATCGTGCTGGCCTACGGCACGGTCAGCCAGCTGGGGTTCCTCGTCGTGCTCGCGGGCGCCGGGTCGTACGACACCGCGCTGGCGGCCGTCGCGATGATCCTGGGCCACGCACTGTTCAAGGCCCCGCTGTTCCTCGTGACCGGGATCGTCGACCACGCGGCGGGCACCCGCGATCTGCGGCGGCTCTCGGGAGTGGGGCGGTCGCTGCCGTGGGTGTGCGCGGTCGCCGTCGTGGCCGGCGCGTCGATGGCCGCGCTGCCGCCGCTGCTCGGCTTCGCCGCGAAGGAAGCCGCGTTCGACGCGCTGGCGCACGGCGGTACCGGCGAGCGGTGGTCCCTTGCGCTGATCGTCGTCGGCTCCGCGCTCACCACCGCGTACACCCTGCGCTTCCTGTGGGGTGCCTTCGCCCGCAAACCGGGCGTCGCCGACACCCCGGTGCACCGGGTCGGCGCCGGGCTGCTCGCCCCGCCCGCGCTGCTCGCGCTCGGCTCGCTCGTGTTCGGCCCCGGCATCGGCCTCCTTGCGACGCTCTTCGAGGAGTACGCGCACTCCTACCCGGTGCCCGAGCACCCCTACCACCTC is a genomic window containing:
- a CDS encoding Na+/H+ antiporter subunit A — translated: MTLLVLAHFAVALCAAPLVRRAGPRAFLVLALPPLAALCWALSRWDEVASGRPSTETWSWIGAYDVEAAFRLDALSLVMVLLAAGIGALVLVYCAGYFRPGTRQLGQFGGNLLAFAGAMLGLVLADDLMILYLFWELTTVLSFLLIGYDSEKRGSRRSALQALTVTAAGGLAMFVGFLMLGQLAGTYRISRIVDAPPAPSAALTVAVLLILCGALAKSAVWPLSLWLPNAMAAPTPVSAYLHAAAMVKAGVYLIARLAPALSDVTPWRPVLLTLGTATMLLAGWRALRLNDIKIVLAYGTVSQLGFLVVLAGAGSYDTALAAVAMILGHALFKAPLFLVTGIVDHAAGTRDLRRLSGVGRSLPWVCAVAVVAGASMAALPPLLGFAAKEAAFDALAHGGTGERWSLALIVVGSALTTAYTLRFLWGAFARKPGVADTPVHRVGAGLLAPPALLALGSLVFGPGIGLLATLFEEYAHSYPVPEHPYHLALWHGFGLALGLSALAWAGGAALFVAREPVVRLGRRLAWPKADEVFGRIVLGLERSALQVTGSVQKGSLPAYVATVLAVMLAGLVAVLATDRPWDGAPAPRVWDSPWQAGVGALTCACALMCLLVQRRMKAAVLAGLTGYGTAALYIVQGAPDLALTQFGVETVSTVVLVLVLRRLPVFFGDSRKIRRRLTGVLLALGSGAVVACAVWLAAGARTDEPAGAAMTEETAHHGLKDVVATILVDYRAWDTMGESAVLAVAVLGVTSLLYVHRRQGRSAAPPARLPGGVTAWSLATSKLRVPAKYRQGAPERSWLVAGDTLAPEHRSVVFEVVARLVFHPILMLSVYLLLCAENLPGGGFVGGLVAGVALTIRYLAGGRHELAAAAPVHPGFFTGLGLALSTAVALVGLADGTVLHGWTWHGHLPLIGDWHASTAVLFDLGVYLLVLGVVLDVVRALGAKIDQQTEYRAGLALAGEERG